One window from the genome of Candidatus Methylomirabilota bacterium encodes:
- a CDS encoding alpha-amylase/4-alpha-glucanotransferase domain-containing protein: MTAAPAPRRAELRFIFGVHNHQPAGNFDGVIAEAVATAYHPFFEALHDEPDVRVSVHCSGSLLAWLREHAAPTFDRLGELASRGQIELLGGGFYEPILSMLPDVDKVGQVQQLSEFLHASFGVRPRGLWLAERVWEAHLPRALRAAGIEYVVVDDHHFDLAGLDPETLGGYYLTEEQGTAIAVFPISERLRYLVPFAEPAETVAHLEARRTAGSITLMDDGEKFGVWPGTNKLVYAEGWLRRFLETLRALPWLELSTFSDVLDTLPPRGRVYLPTASYSEMGEWALPAAAATEVEQARERLRTVPDGSRLAGLLRGGPWRGFLVKYAEVGDAYWRMLRLSRRLETALAARPGDPALIEARDRLWRGQANDAYWHGVFGGCYLPHLRRAVRSALIESERRLADAMAAPALEWEEGVDNAAGRPELRLRSRALGITVCPHDGGALTEVAFRPRALDLADVLTRRREAYHARLPQVTDSTPPEGQVRSIHEGLAAKEAGLDRLLGYDTLRRASLREGVLDRGASLDALDPWSAARLAFGGRPMAHAVREEPGGLTVVLTAEGGEVMPLAVEKRVRLDPEGARISVAYRLTWRGGEALDARWAVQWNLALTAGDATGRYYRLPGQPSLGGRGARAGERELTLVDEWFGAEAALTSSAPAELAWAPVETVSLSEAGLERIYQGSSIVWGWPLRLAPGETTEHALALAIRVFA; encoded by the coding sequence GTGACCGCCGCTCCCGCTCCCCGCCGCGCCGAGCTGCGCTTCATCTTCGGCGTCCACAATCATCAGCCGGCGGGCAACTTCGACGGCGTCATCGCCGAGGCCGTCGCCACCGCCTACCATCCCTTCTTCGAGGCGCTCCACGACGAGCCCGACGTCCGAGTGAGCGTGCACTGCTCGGGGAGCCTGCTCGCGTGGCTGCGCGAGCACGCCGCGCCGACCTTCGACCGGCTGGGCGAGCTGGCCTCGCGCGGGCAGATCGAACTCCTCGGCGGGGGCTTCTACGAGCCCATCCTGTCCATGCTGCCCGACGTCGACAAGGTGGGGCAGGTGCAGCAGCTCAGCGAGTTCCTCCACGCGAGCTTCGGCGTGAGGCCGCGCGGGCTCTGGCTCGCTGAGCGCGTGTGGGAGGCGCATCTGCCACGCGCCCTCCGCGCGGCCGGGATCGAATACGTGGTGGTCGACGATCATCACTTCGACCTCGCCGGCCTGGATCCCGAGACTCTGGGCGGCTACTACCTCACTGAAGAGCAGGGGACCGCCATCGCGGTGTTCCCCATCAGCGAGCGGCTGCGCTACCTCGTGCCCTTCGCGGAGCCCGCGGAGACGGTGGCGCATCTCGAGGCGCGCCGGACGGCCGGAAGCATCACGCTCATGGACGACGGCGAGAAGTTCGGGGTGTGGCCGGGCACGAACAAGCTCGTCTATGCGGAAGGGTGGCTGCGGCGCTTCCTCGAGACGCTCCGCGCCCTTCCCTGGCTCGAGCTCTCCACGTTCTCGGACGTGCTCGACACGCTGCCGCCGCGAGGTCGCGTGTACCTGCCCACCGCTTCCTACAGCGAGATGGGAGAGTGGGCGCTTCCCGCGGCGGCGGCGACCGAGGTCGAGCAGGCGCGCGAGCGCCTCCGCACGGTGCCCGACGGCTCCCGACTGGCCGGACTCCTGCGCGGCGGTCCCTGGCGCGGCTTCCTGGTCAAGTACGCCGAGGTCGGCGACGCGTACTGGCGCATGCTCCGGCTCTCGCGTCGGCTCGAGACGGCGCTGGCCGCGCGCCCGGGCGATCCCGCGCTGATCGAGGCGCGCGACCGGCTCTGGCGTGGGCAGGCCAACGACGCGTACTGGCACGGCGTGTTCGGCGGCTGCTATCTCCCGCACCTCCGCCGCGCCGTGCGCTCGGCGCTGATCGAGAGCGAGCGCCGCCTGGCCGATGCGATGGCCGCGCCCGCGCTGGAGTGGGAGGAGGGCGTGGACAACGCGGCCGGGCGGCCCGAGCTGCGCCTGCGCAGCCGCGCGCTCGGGATCACGGTGTGCCCGCACGACGGTGGCGCCCTCACCGAAGTGGCATTTCGCCCCCGCGCGCTGGATCTCGCCGACGTGCTCACGCGGCGGCGCGAGGCCTATCACGCCCGCTTGCCGCAGGTGACCGACTCGACGCCCCCCGAGGGGCAGGTGCGCAGCATTCACGAGGGCCTGGCGGCCAAGGAGGCGGGGCTCGATCGGCTGCTCGGGTATGACACCCTCCGCCGAGCCTCGCTGCGCGAGGGGGTGCTCGATCGCGGCGCCTCGCTGGACGCCCTCGATCCCTGGAGCGCCGCGCGCCTCGCCTTCGGCGGGCGGCCGATGGCGCATGCGGTGCGCGAGGAGCCGGGGGGCCTCACGGTGGTCCTCACCGCGGAGGGCGGAGAGGTGATGCCGCTCGCCGTCGAGAAGCGCGTGCGCCTCGACCCGGAAGGCGCACGGATCAGCGTCGCGTACCGCCTCACGTGGCGCGGAGGGGAGGCGCTCGACGCGCGCTGGGCGGTGCAGTGGAATCTCGCGCTGACCGCCGGAGACGCCACCGGGCGCTATTACCGTCTGCCGGGCCAGCCCTCGCTCGGCGGGCGCGGCGCGCGCGCCGGCGAGCGGGAGCTGACCCTGGTCGACGAGTGGTTCGGGGCGGAGGCGGCGCTGACGTCGTCCGCGCCTGCGGAACTCGCCTGGGCGCCGGTCGAGACCGTGTCGCTGTCCGAGGCCGGACTCGAGCGTATCTATCAAGGGTCATCGATCGTGTGGGGCTGGCCGCTGCGGCTGGCACCCGGCGAGACGACCGAGCACGCGCTCGCGCTCGCGATCCGGGTTTTCGCTTGA
- the rapZ gene encoding RNase adapter RapZ — translation MSPPAVSPAASIRFVIITGLSGAGKSFAIKCFEDLGYFCVDNLPTTLIPTFAELCAQSSRDIRNIALGVDVREGEYLEHLLEILGGLRATGHSPEVLFLEASDEILVRRYHESRRRHPLAGEGNVVDGIRAERKALAHLREAADQILDTSSLTVHQLKDRLVAMYSMPRQRERLTVSLVSFGFKHGIPYDADLVFDLRFLPNPHFVEALRAHDGRDREVSEFVFAHAESKELLARLEDLIGFLLPLYQREGKAYLTIALGCTGGKHRSVAFVEALRAFLDGQGGAPLVRHRDLGRE, via the coding sequence ATGAGCCCACCCGCGGTCAGTCCCGCCGCCTCGATTCGCTTCGTCATCATCACCGGGCTGTCCGGCGCGGGGAAGAGCTTCGCGATCAAGTGCTTCGAGGATCTCGGCTATTTCTGCGTGGACAATCTCCCCACCACCTTGATCCCGACGTTCGCGGAGCTCTGTGCCCAGTCCAGCCGGGACATCCGCAATATCGCGCTCGGGGTGGACGTGCGCGAGGGGGAGTATCTCGAGCACCTCCTGGAGATCCTCGGCGGGCTCCGCGCCACCGGGCACTCACCGGAAGTCTTGTTCCTGGAGGCGTCCGACGAGATCCTCGTGCGGCGCTATCACGAGAGCCGCCGCCGCCACCCGCTCGCCGGCGAGGGCAACGTCGTCGATGGGATCCGCGCGGAGCGGAAGGCGCTCGCGCACCTGCGCGAGGCGGCCGACCAGATCCTCGACACGTCCTCGCTGACCGTGCACCAGCTCAAGGACCGCCTCGTCGCGATGTACTCGATGCCGCGGCAGCGGGAGCGCCTCACGGTGTCGCTGGTCTCTTTCGGCTTCAAGCATGGCATCCCCTACGACGCCGACCTCGTGTTCGACCTCCGCTTCCTGCCCAACCCGCACTTTGTCGAAGCGCTGCGGGCCCACGACGGGCGCGACCGCGAGGTGTCCGAGTTCGTGTTCGCGCACGCGGAGAGCAAGGAACTGCTCGCCCGGCTCGAGGACCTCATTGGCTTCCTCCTGCCGCTGTATCAGCGCGAGGGCAAGGCGTACCTGACCATCGCGCTCGGCTGCACCGGCGGCAAGCATCGCTCCGTCGCGTTCGTCGAGGCCCTCCGCGCCTTCCTCGACGGGCAGGGAGGGGCGCCGCTCGTCCGCCATCGAGACCTGGGCCGGGAGTGA
- a CDS encoding UPF0182 family protein has product MANGRRPRPAVWFLLAFLALGIVGQAVPLYTDWLWFQETGYTQVFTTVLSLRGWLVLGVGLAVWIFLFANLWVAARTAPPDVLWELEDQLGLPGRASIEPLIRRLLLPVTAVIALIAGARASAEWDTLAEFLNATPFGRTDPIFGRDLGFYFFRLPFWRLLYGWGLALAAGALVLTAAVYVLQRSLVLTARGPRLAAAARTHLLALGAIVLVIRAAGFWLDRFDVLYSSRGAVVGATYTDVNAALPVLNVLTVLALLCAAACLVQMSRPGWLFPVAGLVVLVVVWVGGLGLFPSALQRLRVKPNELAFERPYIEHNIRMTRHAFGLDRVQEKDFPVEEHLNAAALERNALTIKNIRLWDHRPLLITYGQLQEIRTYYKFLDVDNDRYTVNGEYRQVMLSPRELSYRHLPGQDRNWLNEHLTFTHGYGLVVGPVNRISPEGLPEFFAKDIPPVVTGGFAKISRPEIYYGESGNDYVFVRTQERELDYSAGDKNEYTRYAGRGGIAVDSLLRRVAFAARFGEINVLITGRLSPDSRIMIYRNIRDRIRQVAPFLRFDRDPYMVVTDDGRLVWMADGYTTSDRYPYSQPVRGIGNYIRNSVKVTVDAYHGTVSYYVADPDDPIAQTYAKIFPGLLRPLVEMPKDLQTHIRYPEDLFTLQMQMYATYHMEDPQVFYNREDLWTIPRRPAEGRGGAAAEMEPYYTVMRLPDESHEEFVLLGGFNPSRRDNMIAIMVGRADAPNYGRIIVYAFPKQKLVYGPRQIDARIDQDPLISQQLSLWNQQGSRVLRGSLLAIPIERSLIYVQPLYLSATEQGALPELRRVIVAYGNQIAMEPTLEQALGRIFGGRVKGDESPRAAVTAGAPPVAGTASRVLAQRAWDTWQKSQEALRRGDWAAYGIEQKQLEEILRELREGR; this is encoded by the coding sequence GTGGCGAACGGGCGACGCCCGCGGCCCGCAGTCTGGTTCCTGCTCGCGTTCCTCGCCCTGGGGATCGTGGGTCAGGCCGTTCCTCTCTACACCGACTGGCTCTGGTTCCAAGAGACCGGCTACACCCAGGTGTTCACCACCGTGCTCAGCCTGCGGGGCTGGCTCGTGCTGGGCGTCGGACTCGCGGTGTGGATCTTCCTCTTCGCCAATCTCTGGGTGGCCGCGCGCACGGCCCCACCGGACGTGCTGTGGGAGCTCGAGGATCAGCTCGGCCTGCCCGGCCGGGCAAGCATCGAGCCGCTGATCCGCCGCCTCCTCCTGCCCGTGACGGCGGTGATCGCGCTCATCGCCGGCGCCCGTGCCAGCGCGGAGTGGGACACGCTGGCGGAATTCCTCAACGCGACCCCCTTCGGACGGACCGACCCGATCTTCGGGCGCGACCTCGGCTTCTACTTCTTCCGGCTCCCCTTCTGGCGCCTGCTCTATGGCTGGGGCCTCGCGCTCGCGGCAGGAGCCCTCGTCCTGACCGCCGCGGTGTACGTGCTGCAGCGCAGCCTCGTCCTCACCGCGCGAGGCCCGCGGCTGGCCGCGGCCGCGCGGACGCATCTCCTCGCCCTGGGGGCCATCGTCCTCGTCATCCGCGCCGCCGGCTTCTGGCTGGACCGCTTCGACGTCCTCTACTCGTCCCGGGGCGCGGTGGTCGGCGCCACCTATACCGACGTCAACGCTGCGCTCCCCGTCCTGAACGTGCTCACGGTGCTGGCCCTCCTCTGCGCCGCCGCGTGCCTCGTGCAGATGAGCCGGCCGGGATGGCTCTTCCCGGTGGCCGGGCTCGTGGTGCTGGTCGTCGTGTGGGTGGGCGGGCTCGGGCTCTTCCCCTCGGCGCTGCAGCGGCTGCGGGTGAAGCCGAACGAGCTGGCCTTCGAGCGCCCGTACATCGAGCACAACATCCGGATGACCCGGCACGCGTTCGGGCTGGACCGGGTGCAGGAGAAGGACTTCCCCGTCGAGGAGCACCTCAACGCGGCCGCCCTCGAGCGGAACGCGCTCACGATCAAGAACATCCGGCTCTGGGATCACCGGCCGCTGCTGATCACCTACGGGCAGCTGCAGGAGATCCGCACCTACTACAAGTTCCTCGACGTGGACAACGACCGCTACACCGTGAACGGAGAGTACCGCCAGGTCATGCTCTCGCCGCGGGAGCTGTCGTACCGCCACCTGCCCGGGCAGGACCGGAACTGGCTCAACGAGCACCTGACATTCACCCACGGCTACGGCCTCGTGGTGGGTCCGGTGAACCGCATCAGCCCCGAGGGGCTGCCCGAGTTCTTCGCCAAGGACATCCCGCCGGTGGTGACGGGCGGCTTCGCCAAGATCAGCCGGCCCGAGATCTACTACGGCGAGTCGGGCAACGACTACGTCTTCGTCCGCACCCAGGAGCGGGAGCTCGATTACTCGGCGGGGGACAAGAACGAGTACACGCGCTATGCGGGGCGGGGCGGCATCGCGGTGGACTCGCTCCTCCGCCGGGTGGCGTTCGCGGCGCGCTTCGGCGAGATCAATGTCCTCATCACGGGCCGGTTGTCGCCCGACAGCCGGATCATGATCTACCGGAACATCCGTGACCGGATCCGCCAGGTCGCGCCCTTCCTGCGCTTCGACCGCGATCCCTACATGGTGGTGACCGACGACGGCCGCCTCGTCTGGATGGCGGACGGCTACACCACCAGCGACCGGTACCCGTACTCCCAGCCGGTGCGCGGCATCGGGAACTACATCCGCAACTCGGTGAAGGTGACGGTGGACGCCTATCACGGCACCGTGAGCTACTACGTCGCCGACCCCGACGATCCCATCGCCCAGACCTACGCCAAGATCTTTCCGGGGCTGCTGCGGCCGCTGGTGGAGATGCCCAAGGACCTCCAGACGCACATCCGGTATCCCGAGGACCTCTTCACGCTGCAGATGCAGATGTACGCCACCTACCACATGGAGGATCCGCAGGTCTTCTACAACCGGGAGGATCTGTGGACAATTCCGCGACGTCCCGCCGAGGGGCGCGGCGGCGCGGCGGCGGAGATGGAGCCGTACTACACGGTCATGCGACTCCCCGACGAGTCCCACGAGGAATTCGTGCTGCTCGGCGGCTTCAACCCGAGCCGGCGCGACAACATGATCGCGATCATGGTGGGCCGGGCGGACGCGCCCAACTACGGGCGCATCATCGTCTACGCCTTCCCCAAGCAGAAGCTCGTCTACGGGCCGCGCCAGATCGACGCGCGCATCGACCAGGATCCGCTCATCTCCCAGCAGCTCTCCCTCTGGAACCAGCAGGGCTCGCGGGTGCTGCGGGGCTCGCTGCTCGCCATTCCCATCGAGCGCTCCCTCATCTACGTCCAGCCGCTGTATCTCTCCGCGACGGAGCAGGGGGCGCTCCCCGAGCTTCGCCGCGTGATCGTGGCCTACGGGAACCAGATCGCGATGGAGCCCACCCTCGAGCAGGCCCTCGGGCGCATCTTCGGCGGCCGCGTGAAGGGCGATGAGAGTCCGCGCGCGGCGGTGACCGCGGGCGCCCCGCCGGTGGCTGGGACCGCGTCCCGGGTCCTCGCCCAGCGCGCCTGGGACACCTGGCAGAAGAGTCAGGAGGCGCTACGCCGCGGCGACTGGGCGGCCTACGGCATCGAGCAGAAGCAGCTCGAGGAGATCCTGCGCGAGCTTCGCGAAGGCCGCTGA
- the lptA gene encoding lipopolysaccharide transport periplasmic protein LptA — protein MTRRLVLAALGLSLVIATVGAVDAQSRRPAPAPADPAKSSAPAAKAAPAPSSAADTAGGKTPRGADPDQPVNVDADKLESDQKQGLVIFTGNVIAQHNGSTQYADRMEVYLDSASNRVLRTVSTGSVKIITRDCRTGTARRAEYYDAEQRMVLIGDARVWEDENVVTGDRITIYLAEDRSVVESGPQGRVKGVFYPKREGGGAALAARPAPGAACKQS, from the coding sequence ATGACGCGTCGGCTCGTCCTTGCCGCGCTGGGACTCTCGCTGGTGATCGCGACCGTCGGGGCCGTCGACGCGCAGAGCCGCCGCCCCGCGCCGGCTCCCGCCGATCCCGCCAAGTCGAGCGCGCCCGCCGCCAAGGCGGCCCCGGCCCCCTCGAGTGCGGCGGATACCGCGGGTGGAAAGACGCCCCGGGGCGCCGATCCGGACCAGCCAGTGAACGTCGACGCCGACAAGCTCGAATCTGACCAGAAGCAGGGGCTCGTGATCTTCACCGGCAACGTCATCGCGCAGCACAACGGCTCGACCCAGTACGCCGACCGCATGGAGGTGTACCTCGACTCCGCGAGCAACCGTGTGCTGCGCACGGTCTCCACCGGCTCGGTGAAGATCATCACGCGCGACTGCCGCACGGGAACGGCCCGGCGGGCGGAGTACTACGACGCCGAGCAGCGCATGGTGCTGATCGGGGACGCGCGCGTGTGGGAGGACGAGAACGTGGTGACCGGCGATCGGATCACGATCTACCTCGCCGAGGATCGCAGCGTGGTGGAAAGCGGCCCCCAGGGCCGCGTGAAGGGCGTCTTCTATCCCAAGCGCGAGGGTGGGGGCGCCGCGCTGGCGGCCCGTCCGGCGCCGGGCGCCGCCTGCAAGCAGTCCTAG
- a CDS encoding HPF/RaiA family ribosome-associated protein, with the protein MQVLISARGLTISAIYRASLQERVAKAAGRVPKPIEARVMLTRERNRRTAAITLLAKHHTFRSEETALDLAAAVDAALAALTRQVRQLKDRIRGHKPAARKALQGMRADTDAAGAPVLEARQVPIKPMSVEEAVEQIGLGHEPFFVFTNARTDTMNILYRRRGGGYGLVEPVA; encoded by the coding sequence ATGCAGGTCCTCATCAGTGCGCGCGGGCTGACGATCTCCGCGATTTACCGCGCCAGCCTCCAGGAGCGGGTGGCGAAGGCGGCCGGCCGCGTACCCAAGCCGATCGAGGCCCGGGTGATGCTGACGCGCGAACGGAACCGGCGCACCGCCGCCATCACGCTGCTCGCCAAGCACCACACGTTCCGCAGCGAGGAGACCGCCCTCGATCTCGCCGCCGCGGTCGACGCGGCGCTCGCCGCGCTGACGCGTCAGGTCCGGCAGCTGAAGGACCGAATCCGCGGCCACAAGCCGGCCGCGCGCAAGGCGCTCCAGGGCATGCGCGCGGACACCGACGCTGCGGGGGCCCCCGTCCTCGAGGCGCGGCAGGTCCCCATCAAGCCGATGTCGGTGGAGGAGGCGGTGGAGCAGATCGGCCTGGGCCACGAGCCCTTCTTCGTCTTCACCAACGCGCGGACCGACACCATGAACATCCTGTACCGTCGCCGCGGCGGCGGCTACGGCCTCGTCGAGCCGGTGGCATGA
- the rpoN gene encoding RNA polymerase factor sigma-54: MRLVQRLSQRVVMTPLLQQAIQLLQLSTLELKEVVEQELKENPLLEEVQTDTQEPTPEAEQGPETPDIVPPPSEAPAKTESTVDGERSDDLPFDINQAMFDDGPEERTPVSTEERDDLPFENLGRTETSLTDHLVEQLRMATDDPIIIAIGESIIGNLDEDGYLRAETAEIAEQLGRPVDEVDKVLILVQGFDPSGVAARTIQECLLLQLRADAEPDPVSVEIVEKHMEDLERRRYAEIARALKLPLDRIMESVEEIRGLEPKPGRRFLVVDSRYIAPDVTLQKIGDDYVVVLNEEGIPRLRVNSLYRSLLRGSAGEDKQFVEQKLRSALWLIKSVEQRQRTLRKVATSLVKFQREFFDRGLPYLKPLALRDVGEDIGMHESTISRVTTNKYIQTPQGLYELKWFFHSGIASTNGDVVSSVSVKKTIQDLVAAEDPGKPYSDQDIAKTLHAKGLTIARRTVAKYREELGILPSHQRRMAPKKR; this comes from the coding sequence ATGCGATTGGTCCAGCGTCTTAGCCAGCGGGTGGTCATGACCCCGCTGCTCCAGCAGGCGATCCAGCTCCTGCAGCTGTCGACCCTCGAGCTCAAGGAGGTGGTCGAGCAGGAGCTGAAGGAAAATCCGCTCCTCGAGGAGGTGCAGACCGACACCCAGGAACCGACTCCCGAGGCGGAGCAGGGACCGGAGACGCCGGACATCGTCCCGCCGCCCAGCGAGGCGCCCGCCAAGACGGAGAGCACGGTGGACGGCGAACGGTCGGACGATCTTCCGTTCGACATCAACCAAGCGATGTTCGACGACGGGCCCGAGGAGCGGACGCCGGTCTCCACCGAGGAGCGCGACGACCTGCCGTTCGAGAACCTGGGGCGCACGGAGACTTCGCTCACCGATCATCTCGTCGAGCAGCTCCGCATGGCCACGGACGACCCCATCATCATCGCGATCGGCGAGTCGATCATCGGGAACCTCGACGAAGACGGCTATCTCCGCGCGGAGACGGCGGAGATCGCGGAGCAGCTCGGGCGGCCGGTCGACGAGGTCGACAAGGTCCTGATCCTCGTCCAGGGCTTCGACCCCTCCGGCGTGGCGGCGCGGACCATCCAGGAGTGCCTCCTGCTGCAGCTGCGGGCGGACGCCGAGCCGGACCCGGTGTCGGTGGAGATCGTCGAGAAGCACATGGAGGATCTCGAGCGGCGGCGCTACGCGGAGATCGCGCGTGCCCTCAAGCTGCCCCTGGACCGCATCATGGAGTCGGTGGAGGAGATCCGAGGGCTCGAGCCCAAGCCGGGCCGGCGCTTCCTCGTGGTGGACTCCCGCTACATCGCGCCCGACGTCACGCTGCAGAAGATCGGGGACGACTACGTCGTGGTGCTGAACGAGGAGGGCATCCCGCGCCTGCGGGTGAATTCCCTCTACCGCTCGCTCCTGCGCGGCTCGGCGGGGGAGGACAAGCAGTTCGTCGAGCAGAAGCTCCGCTCGGCCCTCTGGCTGATCAAGAGCGTGGAGCAGCGGCAGCGCACGCTCCGGAAGGTGGCCACGAGCCTGGTGAAGTTCCAGCGCGAGTTCTTCGACCGCGGCCTGCCGTACCTCAAGCCCCTCGCCCTCCGGGACGTCGGCGAGGACATCGGCATGCACGAGTCGACGATCAGCCGCGTCACCACCAACAAGTACATCCAGACCCCGCAGGGGCTCTACGAGCTCAAGTGGTTCTTCCACAGCGGCATCGCGTCCACCAACGGCGATGTCGTGTCCTCGGTCTCCGTCAAGAAGACCATCCAGGACCTCGTCGCCGCGGAGGATCCGGGCAAGCCTTACTCGGATCAGGACATCGCCAAGACCCTGCACGCCAAGGGGCTCACCATCGCGCGCCGGACGGTGGCGAAGTACCGCGAGGAGCTGGGGATCCTTCCCTCGCACCAGCGTCGGATGGCGCCCAAGAAGCGTTGA
- the lptB gene encoding LPS export ABC transporter ATP-binding protein: MEGLVAQGLMKRFRNRVVVDRVSVDIQRGEIVGLLGPNGAGKTTSFYMIVGLLRAEGGRIFLEGEDITDLPMYQRCRRGMGYLPQESSVFRKLTVEENLLAILETMDLTEEERMARLRVLLAELDLTPLARHKAFTLSGGERRRLEITRALVTNPRYLLLDEPFTGIDPIAIGDIQEIIGRLRERGIGVLITDHNVRETLAITDRAYILYHGQILAAGTAHELAGNPRAREIYLGEKFSL, encoded by the coding sequence ATGGAAGGCCTCGTCGCCCAGGGTCTCATGAAGCGCTTCCGCAACCGCGTCGTCGTCGACCGCGTGAGCGTCGACATCCAGCGCGGGGAGATCGTGGGGCTCCTCGGCCCCAACGGCGCAGGCAAGACGACTTCGTTCTACATGATCGTGGGGCTCCTGCGCGCGGAGGGCGGGCGCATCTTCCTCGAGGGCGAGGACATCACCGACCTGCCCATGTACCAGCGCTGCCGGCGGGGCATGGGCTACCTCCCGCAGGAGTCGTCGGTGTTCCGCAAGCTCACGGTGGAGGAGAATCTCCTCGCGATCCTCGAGACCATGGACCTCACCGAGGAGGAGCGGATGGCGCGGCTGCGCGTGCTCCTCGCCGAGCTCGACCTCACCCCGCTGGCCCGCCACAAGGCGTTCACGCTGTCGGGCGGTGAGCGGCGCCGGCTCGAGATCACGCGGGCCCTCGTGACGAACCCGCGCTATCTCCTTCTCGACGAGCCCTTCACCGGCATCGATCCCATCGCCATCGGGGACATCCAGGAGATCATCGGCCGGCTCCGCGAGCGGGGCATCGGCGTCCTCATCACCGATCACAACGTGCGCGAGACCCTCGCCATCACCGACCGCGCCTACATCCTTTACCACGGCCAGATCCTCGCCGCCGGCACCGCGCACGAGCTTGCCGGCAACCCGCGGGCGCGCGAGATCTATCTGGGCGAGAAGTTCTCGCTCTGA
- the metK gene encoding methionine adenosyltransferase, with the protein MAREEYLFTSESVTEGHPDKIADQISDAVLDAILAQDPTGRVACETLLTTGLVVVAGEITTSCYVDIPKVARETIREVGYTRAKFGFDFETCGVITAIDEQSGDIAMGVDNLGAGDQGLMFGYACTETPELMPLPIMLSHRLVQCLSQVRRRGELGYLRPDGKSQVSVRYADGKPVAVETVVISTQHGPDASLERIREDIVEKVIKPTIPANLLDRKAVYHINPTGRFVTGGPMGDTGLTGRKIIVDTYGGSCPHGGGAFSGKDPTKVDRSACYMARHVAKNIVAAGLAERAQVQVAYAIGVAEPVSIMVETFGTGKVPTSKLEQMVRRHFDFTPAGIIKYLNLRRPIYKQTAAFGHFGRTEPEFTWERTDRVKDLRDDAGI; encoded by the coding sequence ATGGCGCGTGAGGAGTACCTGTTCACATCCGAGTCGGTCACGGAAGGCCATCCCGACAAGATCGCCGACCAGATCTCCGACGCGGTGCTGGACGCGATCCTGGCCCAGGATCCCACCGGGCGGGTGGCCTGCGAGACCCTGCTCACGACCGGCTTGGTCGTGGTGGCGGGCGAGATCACCACGTCCTGCTACGTGGACATCCCCAAGGTCGCCCGCGAGACCATCCGCGAGGTCGGCTACACGCGCGCCAAGTTCGGCTTCGACTTCGAGACGTGCGGGGTGATCACCGCCATCGACGAGCAGTCGGGCGACATCGCCATGGGTGTGGACAATCTGGGCGCCGGCGACCAGGGCCTGATGTTCGGTTATGCCTGCACGGAGACGCCCGAGCTGATGCCGCTGCCCATCATGCTGTCGCACCGCCTCGTGCAGTGCCTCTCGCAGGTGCGCCGGCGCGGCGAGCTCGGCTATCTCCGGCCGGACGGGAAGAGCCAGGTGTCCGTGCGCTACGCCGATGGCAAGCCGGTGGCGGTCGAGACCGTGGTCATCTCCACCCAGCACGGCCCCGACGCCAGCCTCGAGCGCATTCGCGAGGACATCGTCGAGAAGGTGATCAAGCCCACCATTCCGGCGAACCTGCTCGATCGGAAGGCGGTCTACCACATCAATCCCACCGGCCGCTTCGTGACCGGCGGACCCATGGGCGATACGGGCCTCACCGGCCGGAAGATCATCGTCGACACCTACGGCGGATCGTGCCCGCACGGCGGCGGCGCGTTCTCCGGCAAGGATCCGACGAAGGTCGACCGCTCCGCGTGCTACATGGCCCGTCACGTGGCCAAGAACATCGTGGCCGCCGGCCTCGCCGAGCGGGCGCAGGTGCAGGTGGCGTACGCGATCGGCGTGGCCGAGCCGGTGTCCATCATGGTGGAGACGTTCGGCACCGGGAAGGTGCCCACCAGCAAGCTCGAGCAGATGGTGCGGCGTCACTTCGACTTCACGCCCGCCGGCATCATCAAGTACCTGAACCTCCGCCGGCCCATCTACAAGCAGACTGCCGCCTTCGGGCACTTCGGGCGCACGGAGCCCGAGTTCACCTGGGAGCGGACCGACCGGGTGAAAGATCTCCGGGACGACGCTGGCATCTGA